Proteins from a genomic interval of Pseudomonas versuta:
- a CDS encoding REP-associated tyrosine transposase yields the protein MSGSIHGCRLRTGRASETGRIYLLTAVVKDRKPTFSNFHMAQLLINELRRTQSEGFVKSLAWVVMPDHFHWLIELQNASLATIMQRTKSRSGRVINAACERNDHFWQQGYHDRAIRYDEDLASVARYVVANPLRAGWVKRLGDYPHWDAIWL from the coding sequence ATGTCAGGTTCTATTCATGGATGTCGGCTTCGCACGGGCAGAGCCTCTGAAACGGGTCGTATCTACCTGCTCACAGCCGTGGTGAAAGACCGTAAACCGACTTTCAGCAACTTTCATATGGCGCAGCTTTTGATCAATGAGCTTCGCAGAACTCAAAGCGAGGGTTTTGTTAAATCACTCGCCTGGGTCGTAATGCCCGATCACTTCCACTGGTTGATCGAACTTCAAAACGCCAGCCTTGCGACAATCATGCAACGGACAAAATCGCGTAGCGGCCGAGTAATTAACGCTGCCTGTGAGCGCAATGATCATTTTTGGCAGCAGGGCTATCACGACCGGGCGATTCGCTATGACGAGGATCTTGCAAGCGTTGCACGCTATGTCGTAGCAAATCCCCTGCGTGCAGGTTGGGTAAAGCGCTTGGGCGATTACCCGCACTGGGATGCTATTTGGTTGTAA
- a CDS encoding TOBE domain-containing protein: protein MTIKAINVRNQFKGHIKEIVLGDVLSEIDVQTASGIVTSVITTRSVKELELVVGSEVIAFVKSTEVSIAKL from the coding sequence ATGACCATCAAAGCCATCAACGTTCGCAACCAGTTCAAAGGCCATATCAAGGAAATCGTGCTGGGCGACGTGCTCTCGGAAATCGACGTACAGACTGCATCGGGCATCGTTACCTCGGTCATCACCACCCGTTCGGTCAAAGAACTGGAACTGGTTGTGGGCAGTGAAGTCATTGCCTTTGTGAAATCTACCGAAGTCTCCATCGCCAAGTTGTAA
- the ssuC gene encoding aliphatic sulfonate ABC transporter permease SsuC, whose amino-acid sequence MSKGKALSLNGIGHKLAPWALPVLLLAVWQLSVSAGWLSTRILPAPSAVIAAGVELVRSGEIWKHLAISGWRAGVGFVIGGSIGLVLGFITGLSKWGERLLDSSVQMIRNVPHLALIPLVILWFGIDESAKIFLVALGTLFPIYLNTYHGIRNVDPALVEMARSYGLSGFSLFRQVILPGALPSILVGVRFALGFMWLTLIVAETISASSGIGYLAMNAREFLQTDVVVLAIVLYAVLGKLADTAARGLERVWLRWHPAYQVVKGGAA is encoded by the coding sequence ATGAGTAAGGGGAAGGCTCTAAGCCTTAATGGCATCGGCCACAAACTGGCGCCCTGGGCCTTGCCGGTTTTACTGCTGGCGGTTTGGCAGTTGTCGGTATCGGCGGGCTGGTTGTCGACGCGCATTTTGCCGGCACCCAGCGCCGTGATCGCGGCCGGGGTCGAGTTGGTGCGCAGTGGCGAAATCTGGAAACACCTCGCCATCAGTGGCTGGCGCGCCGGGGTCGGTTTTGTGATCGGTGGCAGCATTGGCCTGGTATTGGGCTTCATTACCGGCTTGTCGAAATGGGGTGAACGCCTGCTCGACAGCTCGGTGCAAATGATCCGCAACGTACCGCATCTGGCGCTGATCCCTCTGGTCATCCTGTGGTTCGGGATCGACGAGTCGGCGAAGATTTTTCTGGTGGCGCTGGGGACTTTATTCCCGATCTACCTCAACACCTACCACGGCATCCGCAACGTCGACCCTGCCCTGGTGGAGATGGCGCGCAGTTACGGGCTGTCCGGTTTCAGCCTGTTTCGTCAGGTGATCCTGCCCGGTGCCTTGCCTTCGATTCTGGTGGGCGTGCGCTTTGCCCTGGGCTTTATGTGGTTGACCCTGATCGTGGCTGAAACCATCTCCGCCAGCTCCGGCATTGGCTACCTGGCGATGAACGCCCGGGAGTTTTTGCAGACAGACGTGGTGGTACTGGCAATTGTTTTGTACGCGGTGCTGGGCAAGCTGGCCGACACCGCAGCCCGTGGACTGGAGCGCGTGTGGTTGCGTTGGCACCCGGCGTATCAAGTGGTTAAAGGCGGTGCAGCATGA
- a CDS encoding MetQ/NlpA family ABC transporter substrate-binding protein: MHKKHLTPLVLALGLFSGIVFASDAPLKVGTTAAFAPALETTVSEAKKQGLDVELIEFSDWIAPNVSLNSGDIDVNYFQHIPFLENANAAGGFNLVPYAKGIINNVGLYSKKYKSLDQLPQGATVAIANDPINSGRGLQLLAKAGLITLKPGVGYKATEEDIIANPKNIKILQVEAVQLVRAYDDADLVQGYPHYIRLSKNFDANSALLFDGIDHPEYVIQFVIQPKNKDDPRLAKFVDIYQHSPVVKASLDKAYGTLYQPGWDN, translated from the coding sequence ATGCACAAAAAACACTTAACCCCACTGGTTCTGGCGCTCGGACTGTTCAGCGGCATCGTGTTCGCCAGCGACGCCCCGCTCAAGGTCGGCACCACGGCGGCCTTTGCTCCCGCCCTTGAGACGACGGTGAGCGAAGCCAAGAAGCAAGGCCTTGATGTCGAGCTGATCGAGTTCAGCGACTGGATCGCTCCCAACGTCAGCCTCAATAGCGGCGACATCGACGTGAACTACTTCCAGCACATCCCGTTCCTGGAGAACGCCAACGCTGCCGGCGGGTTTAATCTGGTGCCCTATGCCAAAGGCATCATCAACAACGTGGGCCTGTACTCGAAAAAATACAAAAGCCTGGACCAACTGCCCCAGGGCGCTACGGTGGCCATCGCCAATGACCCGATCAACAGCGGACGCGGCCTGCAACTGCTGGCCAAAGCCGGCCTCATCACCCTCAAGCCCGGCGTAGGCTACAAGGCGACCGAAGAAGACATCATCGCCAATCCGAAAAACATCAAAATCCTGCAGGTCGAAGCCGTGCAGCTGGTGCGCGCTTATGACGATGCCGATCTGGTGCAGGGTTACCCGCACTACATCCGCCTGTCGAAAAACTTCGATGCCAATTCGGCACTGTTGTTTGACGGCATCGACCACCCGGAATACGTCATTCAATTCGTGATCCAGCCCAAGAACAAGGACGACCCGCGACTGGCAAAATTTGTCGACATCTACCAGCACTCGCCTGTGGTCAAAGCCTCGCTGGATAAGGCCTACGGCACCCTGTATCAACCTGGCTGGGATAACTGA
- a CDS encoding methionine ABC transporter permease — MGYERLWQGVIDTFLMVGVSSLIALILGIPLAVILVTSAKGGIYEAPRLHKALGAFVNLFRSIPFLILMVALIPFTRLIVGTTYGVWAAVVPLTIAATPFFARIAEVSLREVDHGLIEAAQAMGCKRHHIIWHVLLPEALPGIVGGFTITVVTMINSSAMAGAIGAGGLGDIAYRYGYQRFDTQVMLTVIVLLVVLVAVIQLGGDRLARVLNKR, encoded by the coding sequence ATGGGATATGAGCGTTTATGGCAGGGGGTGATCGACACCTTTTTGATGGTCGGTGTGTCGTCGCTGATCGCATTGATATTGGGCATCCCGCTGGCGGTGATTCTGGTCACCAGCGCCAAGGGTGGAATCTATGAAGCCCCCAGATTGCACAAGGCACTGGGCGCGTTCGTGAACCTGTTCCGCTCCATTCCCTTTCTTATTTTAATGGTGGCGCTGATCCCGTTTACCCGCCTGATTGTCGGCACTACCTACGGCGTCTGGGCTGCCGTCGTACCGCTGACCATCGCGGCTACGCCATTCTTTGCGCGGATCGCCGAAGTCAGTTTGCGCGAAGTGGATCACGGCCTGATCGAAGCAGCGCAGGCCATGGGCTGCAAACGCCACCACATCATTTGGCACGTGCTGTTGCCAGAAGCTTTACCGGGCATTGTCGGCGGTTTCACCATCACAGTGGTCACCATGATCAACTCATCGGCCATGGCCGGGGCCATTGGCGCGGGAGGGTTGGGCGACATTGCCTACCGCTACGGTTATCAGCGCTTTGACACTCAGGTCATGCTGACCGTGATTGTGTTGCTGGTGGTGCTGGTGGCGGTGATTCAGCTTGGCGGTGATCGCCTGGCCCGCGTACTGAACAAACGCTGA
- a CDS encoding methionine ABC transporter ATP-binding protein, giving the protein MNVAIARERLDQPQPGATHTQLHPELSQAHVRFIGVGKTYEGRQGPVDALKGIDLAIQHGEIFGIIGRSGAGKSSLIRTINRLEQPSSGRVLIDQTDIGDFDENRLVALRRQTGMIFQHFNLMSAKTVWQNVELPLKVAGVPKLQREQKVRELLELVGLQGKHTAYPAQLSGGQKQRVGIARALVHDPAILLCDEATSALDPETTQSILGLLREINQRLGLTIILITHEMAVIRDICHRVVVLEQGRIVEQGPVWQVFGDPQHEVSKTLLAPLQDSLPEALKNRISAQPASSHSSVILRLRFTGSQDQEPDLGALFSALGGQVRLLHGGVEQIQGHALGQLLLSVTSSSLGADELRKRAEQWAQQVEVVGYGI; this is encoded by the coding sequence ATGAACGTGGCTATTGCTCGCGAGCGGCTCGATCAGCCGCAGCCTGGCGCGACCCACACCCAGCTGCACCCTGAACTGAGCCAGGCCCATGTGCGTTTTATCGGCGTGGGCAAAACCTATGAAGGTCGCCAGGGACCGGTGGATGCCCTCAAGGGTATCGACCTGGCGATTCAGCACGGGGAGATTTTCGGCATTATCGGCCGCAGCGGTGCCGGCAAATCGTCGCTGATCCGCACCATCAATCGCCTGGAGCAACCCAGCAGCGGTCGCGTGCTGATCGATCAAACCGACATCGGTGACTTCGATGAAAACCGGCTGGTGGCGCTGCGCCGGCAAACCGGCATGATCTTCCAGCACTTCAACCTGATGTCGGCCAAAACCGTGTGGCAGAACGTCGAACTGCCGCTCAAGGTTGCAGGCGTGCCCAAGCTGCAACGCGAGCAAAAAGTCCGAGAACTGCTGGAGCTGGTGGGCCTGCAAGGCAAGCACACGGCCTATCCGGCGCAGCTTTCGGGCGGGCAGAAACAGCGGGTCGGCATTGCCCGCGCGCTGGTCCATGACCCGGCGATCCTGCTCTGTGACGAGGCCACCTCGGCCCTTGATCCGGAGACCACCCAGTCGATCCTCGGCCTGCTGCGCGAGATCAATCAGCGCCTGGGCCTGACCATCATCCTCATCACCCACGAGATGGCGGTGATTCGCGATATCTGCCACCGCGTGGTGGTACTGGAACAAGGCCGGATCGTCGAGCAGGGCCCGGTGTGGCAAGTGTTCGGCGACCCGCAACACGAGGTCAGCAAAACCTTGCTCGCACCGCTGCAAGACAGCCTGCCCGAAGCCCTGAAAAACCGCATCAGCGCGCAGCCGGCATCGTCACATTCAAGTGTGATTCTGCGTCTGCGTTTTACCGGCAGCCAGGACCAGGAACCGGATCTGGGTGCGTTGTTCAGCGCTCTGGGCGGTCAGGTGCGGCTGCTGCATGGCGGGGTTGAACAGATTCAGGGCCATGCCCTGGGCCAACTGTTGCTCAGTGTGACCAGCTCCTCACTGGGCGCGGACGAACTGCGCAAGCGCGCCGAACAATGGGCACAACAGGTCGAGGTCGTGGGTTATGGGATATGA
- a CDS encoding peroxiredoxin, whose translation MSLRLGDIAPDFEQDSSAGKIHFHEWLGDNWGVLFSHPADFTPVCTTELGFTAKLKDEFAKRGVKAIALSVDPVDSHHKWIEDINETQNTLVNFPILADADRKVSDLYDLIHPNASDTLTVRSLFVIDPNKKIRLTITYPASTGRNFNEILRVIDSLQLTDNYKVATPANWQDGDDVVIVPSLKDEDEIKKRFPKGYRAVKPYLRLTPQPNK comes from the coding sequence ATGAGCCTCAGACTCGGCGATATCGCCCCCGATTTCGAACAGGATTCCAGCGCCGGCAAAATCCATTTTCATGAATGGCTGGGCGATAACTGGGGCGTGCTGTTCTCGCACCCGGCGGACTTCACCCCGGTGTGCACCACCGAGTTGGGATTCACCGCCAAGCTCAAGGACGAGTTTGCCAAGCGCGGGGTCAAGGCCATCGCCCTGTCCGTCGACCCGGTGGATTCGCACCACAAGTGGATCGAGGACATCAACGAAACCCAGAACACCCTCGTCAACTTCCCGATCCTGGCCGATGCCGATCGCAAAGTGTCTGACCTCTACGACCTGATTCACCCCAATGCCAGCGATACCCTGACAGTGCGCTCGTTGTTCGTGATTGATCCGAACAAGAAAATTCGTCTGACCATCACCTACCCGGCCAGTACGGGACGTAATTTCAACGAAATACTGCGGGTGATTGATTCACTGCAACTGACCGACAACTACAAAGTCGCCACCCCGGCCAACTGGCAGGACGGTGACGACGTCGTCATCGTGCCGTCGCTCAAGGACGAAGACGAAATCAAGAAACGCTTCCCTAAAGGCTACCGCGCCGTGAAGCCTTACCTGCGCCTGACGCCACAACCGAATAAATAA
- a CDS encoding sulfonate ABC transporter substrate-binding protein, translated as MRPFILRRGVVALLAAAVSFGVVLEAQADALRIGYQKYGTLVLLKARGTLEKRLAEQGVDVQWTEFPGGPQLLEGLNVGSIDFGVTGETPPVFAQAAGADLLYVAYEPPAPTSEAILVPKDSPIKSVKDLKGKKVVLNKGSNVHYLLVRALEDAGLKYSDIQTIFLPPADARAAFERGSADAWVIWDPYQAAAEQQLQARTLRDASGIADNHQFYLATKPYAEQHPKVIEALIEEVRDVGEWAKANPEEVTRQVAPILGLPVDITRTAVQRQGYGAQFLTPDVVSAQQKIADSFYQLKLIPKPLVVKDVIWTPPATVAKAN; from the coding sequence ATGCGCCCTTTCATTTTGCGTCGTGGAGTGGTCGCCCTGTTGGCTGCGGCTGTGTCCTTTGGCGTCGTTTTAGAAGCACAGGCCGATGCGCTGCGTATCGGTTATCAAAAGTACGGCACGCTGGTGCTGCTCAAGGCCAGGGGCACGCTGGAAAAGCGTCTGGCCGAGCAGGGCGTCGATGTGCAATGGACCGAGTTCCCCGGTGGCCCGCAATTGCTTGAGGGCCTCAACGTGGGCTCCATCGACTTCGGCGTGACGGGTGAAACTCCGCCTGTATTCGCCCAGGCTGCCGGTGCTGACCTGCTGTATGTCGCCTACGAGCCGCCTGCGCCGACCAGCGAAGCAATTCTGGTGCCCAAGGATTCACCGATCAAATCGGTCAAAGACCTCAAAGGCAAAAAGGTCGTGCTCAACAAAGGCTCCAACGTGCACTACTTGTTGGTGCGCGCCCTTGAAGATGCCGGCCTGAAGTACAGCGATATCCAGACCATATTCCTGCCACCCGCCGATGCCCGTGCGGCGTTTGAGCGCGGCAGTGCCGATGCCTGGGTGATCTGGGACCCGTACCAGGCTGCCGCCGAACAGCAGCTGCAGGCACGCACCCTGCGTGACGCCAGCGGTATCGCAGACAACCATCAGTTCTATCTGGCTACCAAGCCTTACGCCGAACAGCATCCCAAGGTCATCGAGGCCTTGATTGAAGAAGTCCGCGATGTCGGTGAGTGGGCCAAAGCCAACCCTGAAGAGGTCACCCGGCAAGTAGCGCCGATCCTCGGTCTGCCGGTTGATATCACCCGCACGGCGGTCCAACGCCAGGGCTACGGCGCACAGTTTTTGACCCCGGATGTGGTCAGCGCCCAGCAAAAAATCGCTGACAGTTTTTACCAGCTCAAGCTGATTCCCAAGCCGCTGGTTGTGAAAGATGTGATCTGGACACCACCGGCCACTGTGGCCAAAGCCAACTAA
- the ssuB gene encoding aliphatic sulfonates ABC transporter ATP-binding protein, whose amino-acid sequence MTAQQPPRLRQGIPLAIHGLQKSFGERQVLRDINLHIPAGQFVAIVGRSGCGKSTLMRLLAGLDQPTAGVLQAGTAPLEEARADTRLMFQEARLLPWKKVIDNVGLGLKGDWRAKALKALEEVGLAERANEWPAALSGGQKQRVALARALIHQPSLLLLDEPLGALDALTRIEMQQLIERLWRQHGFTVLLVTHDVSEAVAIADRVILIEDGEVGLDLIVELQRPRVRGSHRLAALETEVLNRVLALPGSPPEPEPVAPLPTQLRWAQ is encoded by the coding sequence ATGACAGCTCAACAACCTCCGCGTTTGCGTCAGGGTATTCCGCTGGCGATCCATGGCCTGCAAAAGTCTTTTGGTGAGCGTCAGGTACTGCGCGACATCAATCTGCATATTCCGGCCGGTCAATTCGTGGCGATTGTCGGGCGTAGCGGGTGCGGCAAAAGCACCCTGATGCGCCTGCTGGCCGGGCTCGATCAACCGACGGCGGGGGTATTGCAGGCAGGTACTGCACCGCTGGAAGAAGCCCGCGCAGACACGCGGCTAATGTTTCAGGAAGCGCGTTTGCTGCCCTGGAAAAAAGTCATCGACAACGTCGGGCTCGGGCTCAAGGGCGACTGGCGTGCCAAGGCGCTAAAAGCGCTTGAAGAGGTGGGTCTGGCCGAGCGGGCCAATGAATGGCCGGCGGCATTATCGGGCGGGCAGAAACAGCGTGTGGCGCTGGCTCGTGCGCTGATCCACCAGCCGAGCCTGTTATTGCTGGATGAACCGCTGGGCGCGCTGGATGCATTGACCCGCATCGAGATGCAACAACTGATCGAACGCCTGTGGCGCCAGCACGGATTCACCGTGTTGCTGGTGACCCACGATGTCAGCGAAGCCGTTGCGATAGCCGACCGGGTGATTCTGATCGAAGACGGCGAAGTGGGGCTGGACCTCATTGTCGAATTGCAACGCCCGCGGGTGCGCGGATCGCACCGGCTGGCGGCACTGGAAACTGAAGTACTCAACCGGGTACTTGCCTTGCCTGGCTCGCCCCCTGAGCCAGAACCCGTTGCACCGCTGCCCACGCAACTGCGCTGGGCGCAATAA
- the ssuD gene encoding FMNH2-dependent alkanesulfonate monooxygenase has product MSLNIFWFLPTHGDGHYLGTSEGARAVDYGYLQQVAQAADRLGFGGVLIPTGRSCEDSWLVAAALIPVTQRLKFLVALRPGIVSPTVAARQAATLDRLSGGRALFNLVTGGDPEELAGDGLFLSHEERYQASVEFTRIWRRVLEGETVDYDGQHITVKGAKLLYPPIQQPRPPLYFGGSSEAAQDLAAEQVEMVLTWGEPPAAVAEKIEQVRAKAAKHGRTVRFGIRLHVIVRETNEEAWKAADKLISHLDDDTIARAQASLARFDSVGQQRMAALHGGSRDNLEVSPNLWAGVGLVRGGAGTALVGDGPTVAARVKEYADLGIDTFIFSGYPHLEESYRVAELLFPHLDIERPELPKSAGYVSPFGEMVANDILPKAASQS; this is encoded by the coding sequence ATGAGCCTCAATATTTTCTGGTTCCTGCCTACTCACGGTGACGGCCATTACCTTGGCACCTCCGAAGGCGCCCGCGCCGTTGACTACGGTTATTTGCAACAAGTGGCACAAGCGGCAGACCGCCTGGGTTTTGGCGGAGTACTGATCCCAACCGGGCGCTCGTGCGAAGACTCGTGGCTGGTGGCGGCAGCGTTGATCCCTGTGACCCAGCGCTTGAAGTTTCTGGTGGCGCTGCGCCCGGGTATCGTTTCCCCGACCGTGGCCGCGCGACAGGCCGCGACCCTGGACCGACTGTCCGGCGGACGGGCGCTGTTCAACCTGGTGACCGGCGGTGACCCGGAAGAGTTGGCGGGTGATGGCCTGTTTCTGAGCCACGAAGAGCGTTATCAGGCATCGGTTGAGTTCACCCGTATCTGGCGCCGTGTACTGGAAGGCGAAACCGTGGACTACGACGGTCAGCACATCACGGTCAAAGGCGCCAAGTTGCTCTATCCACCGATCCAGCAACCGCGTCCGCCGCTGTACTTCGGCGGTTCCTCGGAAGCGGCGCAGGATCTGGCCGCAGAGCAAGTTGAAATGGTCCTGACCTGGGGCGAGCCTCCGGCTGCGGTTGCAGAAAAAATCGAGCAGGTACGGGCCAAGGCCGCCAAACACGGACGTACCGTGCGCTTCGGTATTCGCCTGCACGTCATCGTTCGCGAAACCAACGAAGAGGCGTGGAAAGCGGCAGACAAGCTGATTTCACATCTGGATGACGACACCATCGCCCGGGCCCAGGCTTCACTGGCGCGCTTCGATTCCGTCGGCCAGCAGCGCATGGCCGCACTGCATGGTGGCAGCCGCGACAATCTGGAAGTCAGCCCCAACCTGTGGGCAGGCGTCGGCCTGGTACGCGGTGGCGCGGGCACCGCGCTGGTGGGTGACGGTCCGACAGTGGCGGCACGGGTCAAGGAATACGCCGACCTGGGCATCGACACCTTTATTTTCTCGGGCTATCCGCACCTGGAAGAGTCCTACCGCGTGGCTGAACTGCTGTTCCCGCACCTCGATATCGAGCGCCCGGAACTGCCGAAAAGTGCCGGCTACGTCAGTCCGTTTGGCGAAATGGTTGCCAACGATATTCTCCCTAAAGCTGCTTCGCAGAGTTGA
- a CDS encoding OprD family porin: MNKSTLALAVAVGLLAQQASAAGFIEDSKATLKLRNFYINNDNRDAEAGSAANRANGVRSKTEEWGQGFQLDFTSGFTQGTVGFGVDAIGLLGVKLDSSAAKHGNALGTSSGGSVFPSDGDHAADEFASLGLTAKAKISQTELRIGTLQPKLPVIVTNDGRMLPQTFQGGQITSSEFKDLTFTGGQIEHAKGRNSSNNEGLSIAGANGGSNYDAGKFVNKFYYGGADYKVNKDLLLQYYYGNLEDFYKQHFLGLTHNWSIGPGVLKTDLRYFHSTDDGKNGNDPSYYSAGDYRGQTSGKGKVDNNLYSGLFLYTVEGHTFGGGYQVSNGSSDFPWLNQGDGSSAYLTTDMQIQKFARAGERTWQARYSYDFAKLGVPGLTAGAVYLRGDNFDTVNKAGGVAGSGLSEWERDITVAYVVQEGTLKNLGFMWKNAMWRNDIPSSREQDENRLIVSYSIPLL, translated from the coding sequence ATGAACAAGTCCACCTTGGCCCTCGCTGTGGCCGTAGGTTTGTTGGCGCAACAGGCAAGCGCTGCTGGCTTCATTGAAGACAGCAAGGCCACGCTGAAGCTGCGTAACTTCTATATCAACAACGATAACCGTGATGCTGAAGCAGGCTCTGCTGCCAACCGCGCAAATGGTGTTCGGAGCAAAACCGAAGAATGGGGCCAAGGTTTCCAGCTGGACTTCACCTCGGGCTTCACCCAGGGCACAGTTGGTTTCGGTGTGGACGCGATTGGCCTGTTGGGCGTCAAACTGGACTCCAGCGCTGCCAAGCACGGTAATGCACTGGGCACCTCATCGGGCGGCTCTGTATTCCCGAGCGACGGCGACCACGCTGCTGACGAATTCGCCAGCCTGGGCCTGACTGCCAAAGCCAAGATTTCTCAGACTGAATTGCGCATCGGTACCTTGCAGCCAAAACTGCCGGTCATCGTGACCAACGACGGTCGCATGCTGCCGCAAACCTTCCAGGGTGGCCAGATCACCTCCAGCGAGTTCAAGGACCTGACCTTCACCGGCGGCCAGATTGAACACGCCAAGGGTCGTAACTCCAGCAACAACGAAGGCCTGTCGATTGCTGGTGCCAACGGTGGCTCCAACTACGACGCGGGCAAATTTGTTAACAAGTTCTATTACGGCGGTGCCGACTACAAGGTCAACAAAGACCTGTTGCTGCAGTACTACTACGGCAATCTGGAAGATTTCTACAAGCAACACTTTCTGGGCCTGACTCACAACTGGTCCATCGGCCCGGGCGTGCTAAAAACTGATTTGCGTTACTTCCACAGCACAGACGACGGTAAGAACGGTAATGATCCGTCCTACTACAGTGCTGGCGATTACCGTGGCCAGACCAGCGGCAAAGGCAAGGTTGACAACAACCTGTACAGCGGCCTGTTCCTGTACACCGTTGAAGGCCACACCTTCGGTGGCGGTTACCAGGTCAGCAACGGCAGCAGCGACTTCCCTTGGCTGAACCAGGGTGACGGTTCTTCTGCTTACCTGACTACCGACATGCAAATCCAGAAGTTTGCCCGTGCTGGCGAACGTACCTGGCAGGCTCGCTACTCGTATGACTTCGCCAAGCTGGGCGTTCCTGGCCTGACGGCGGGCGCGGTTTACCTGCGTGGCGATAACTTCGACACCGTCAACAAAGCCGGTGGCGTTGCAGGCTCCGGTCTTTCCGAGTGGGAACGGGACATTACCGTGGCCTACGTAGTACAGGAAGGCACGTTGAAAAACCTTGGCTTCATGTGGAAAAACGCCATGTGGCGCAACGATATTCCTTCGAGCCGCGAGCAAGACGAAAACCGTCTGATCGTCAGCTACTCGATCCCGTTGCTGTAA
- a CDS encoding class I SAM-dependent methyltransferase: MTLDAKTLEQIAATTLEHYQQSAEGFREGTRDHDVSQNIAALLRHIQGSAPFTLLDFGCGPGRDLQTFTRLGHVAVGLDGTERFTQMARQDSGCEVWHQDFLKLELPAEHFDGIFANASLFHVPTQELEQVLGKLHATLKPGGVLLSSNPRGDNQEGWNGQRYGAYHDLENWRAMLTKAGFVELEHYYRPPGLPRDQQPWLVSVWRKITA, from the coding sequence ATGACCCTCGATGCAAAAACCCTCGAACAGATTGCTGCCACCACGCTGGAGCATTATCAGCAGAGTGCCGAAGGCTTTCGCGAAGGGACTCGCGACCACGACGTGAGCCAGAACATCGCCGCATTGCTGCGGCACATCCAGGGCAGCGCGCCATTTACCCTTCTGGATTTTGGCTGCGGCCCGGGGCGCGATCTGCAAACCTTCACCCGCCTGGGGCATGTAGCGGTCGGGCTCGACGGCACTGAACGCTTCACCCAGATGGCCCGCCAGGACAGTGGCTGTGAAGTATGGCATCAAGACTTTCTCAAGCTTGAACTGCCTGCAGAACACTTCGACGGCATCTTCGCCAACGCCTCGTTGTTCCACGTACCGACGCAAGAGCTGGAACAAGTGCTGGGCAAACTGCACGCCACCCTGAAACCAGGTGGCGTACTGCTGAGTTCCAACCCCCGGGGAGACAATCAGGAAGGCTGGAATGGCCAGCGTTACGGGGCATATCACGACCTGGAGAACTGGCGGGCGATGCTCACCAAAGCGGGTTTTGTCGAGCTTGAGCACTACTATCGCCCACCGGGCCTGCCCCGCGACCAGCAGCCCTGGCTGGTGAGTGTGTGGCGTAAAATCACTGCCTGA
- the ssuE gene encoding NADPH-dependent FMN reductase, whose amino-acid sequence MLVVTIGGSPSQRSRSGVLLDRAKHWLNQQGVEVVSYQVRDFPAEDLLHARFDSPQIIDLLQHIDNADGLVIATPVYKASFSGALKTILDLLPERALSHKVVLPIATGGSIAHMLAVDYALKPVLSALKAQEMLHGIFAEDSQIAYGEGSAQAQLVPILEQRLSEALEQFYSALARRPKPLDPNILNERLRTARWSI is encoded by the coding sequence ATGCTGGTCGTGACAATCGGAGGTAGCCCTAGCCAACGATCCCGTTCCGGGGTGCTGCTGGACCGCGCCAAACACTGGCTCAACCAGCAAGGCGTTGAAGTCGTGAGTTATCAGGTCCGTGACTTTCCGGCCGAAGACTTGCTCCACGCCCGTTTTGACAGCCCGCAAATCATCGATCTGTTGCAGCACATTGATAACGCCGATGGCCTGGTGATTGCTACGCCGGTTTACAAGGCTTCGTTTAGCGGCGCACTGAAAACCATCCTCGATCTGCTGCCTGAACGTGCCCTGAGCCACAAAGTGGTGTTGCCCATCGCTACGGGGGGCAGCATCGCCCACATGCTGGCTGTGGACTACGCCCTCAAGCCGGTGCTGTCTGCGCTCAAGGCTCAGGAAATGCTGCACGGCATTTTTGCCGAAGACAGCCAGATTGCTTACGGCGAAGGCAGCGCACAAGCGCAACTGGTGCCGATCCTGGAACAACGTTTGAGCGAGGCCCTTGAGCAGTTCTACAGCGCCCTGGCCCGCCGTCCGAAACCGCTGGACCCGAACATTCTCAACGAGCGCCTGCGCACGGCTCGCTGGAGCATCTGA